ATTCGATATCAATATTCCTGCAGCATCACCAATTGAATTACTCCAGTATGTAACATCAGAAAGTGAGCCTATAGACCAGGTATATGCATGATGATACGGAGTCGGCAGATAATTTGTTTCCGGCCAAAATGTGTGAGTTAAACCTAATGGCTGAAAAATTTTTTCCTGAAAAACCTCCTTAACAGGTTTTCCTGTTACCTTTTTGATTATAAGACCTAATAAAATTGTATTTGTATTGCTATAATTGTACTTAGCGCCGGGTGTAAATTGCAATGGATACTTGAACGCAGGAGCTACAAGTTCTTCAGGCGTAAACCTTATTGTGCCCTGACTATTACGGTATGAAACGTTAATTGCCGAATCATTCAAACAATCTACTAACCCGCTTGACATATTGCCAAGCATCCTTGCTGTAATTTTATCCCCCTCCGGTATATTCAATTCAGGCAGATAATAAGATACAGATTTATTAAGATCAATTTGCCCTTCACAAGCAAGTATAAGTACAGCTTCGGTAGTAAAGGTTTTAGTTACACTGGCAATTCTGAAGTAGTTATTCACATTCATTGGTTCATTTGTTGTCAGGTTGCCTACACCGCGGGTTATAAATAATTCTTGTTCGCCTTCTACCCCAATGTATGCTATTAAACCCGGTGCTTGATTCTCCATCATTACCTTATCTGCCGCCGCTTCCAGTTTAGCTATAGTTTCAGTAGTTAAAATTTGATTTGCCGGTTCGGTAATTGAAGAATCGTTTGTGCATGATTGGGAAAAAAATGAGAGAAGAAACATTAGAAGTAAAGGGAATATGTAATTCTTTTTACTTGAGAAGATCTATTCTAAGTTCATAACTGAAGTTTTCATTAATACTCCTAAATTTTATTTAGCAATTCTTTAAAATACTAGAATCAGATATTGGCATAATGAAATTAAACCAAAATGCCTAACTACTAAATAGGCTGCAAATTTGCAGTCTATCACTCGTTAGACTTTTGTTTAAAAATTGATTTCCAAATTATTATATATAATATGCTTTGTAAACACTGCCTAACAAATTTTTCTGTAAATTTATACCGCTAAATTAAGTAAAAAAAATGAAACAATGATACAACAGCCAAAAAAATTACTAGAGCTGGTTCACGACCAAATACAATTACGTCATTAAAGCCACAGAACAGAAGAATCTTATATTCATTGGATAAAAGAATACATCTATTACTTTAATAAAAAACATCCAGCGGAGATGGGTAAATATGAGATCAACGAGTTTTTATCATACCTGGCGACCGAAAGACATGTTTCTGCTTCAACACAAAATCAGGCTCTTGGTGCTCTCCTTTTTCTATATCGTTATGTGTTAAACATGGAAGTTGAACTTGGTAATAATATTGTCAGGGCAAAACGAAGCAAACATATTCCGGTTGTTTTTACGAAGGAAGAAGCCAGGTTAATCATATCAAATTTAAAAGGTGTTTATTGGCTAATTGCAAATTTATTGTATGGCTCTGGTTTGAGGCTCTTAGAGTGCTTGAAATTAAGGGTAAAAGATATTGATTTTAATTATAACCAGATTATTGTCAGAGATGGCAAAGGAGAAAAAGACAGGATAACCATTTTACCCATTTCTATAAAAGAACAGTTAAAGGATCAATTTA
This region of Bacteroidales bacterium genomic DNA includes:
- a CDS encoding beta-lactamase family protein; amino-acid sequence: MFLLSFFSQSCTNDSSITEPANQILTTETIAKLEAAADKVMMENQAPGLIAYIGVEGEQELFITRGVGNLTTNEPMNVNNYFRIASVTKTFTTEAVLILACEGQIDLNKSVSYYLPELNIPEGDKITARMLGNMSSGLVDCLNDSAINVSYRNSQGTIRFTPEELVAPAFKYPLQFTPGAKYNYSNTNTILLGLIIKKVTGKPVKEVFQEKIFQPLGLTHTFWPETNYLPTPYHHAYTWSIGSLSDVTYWSNSIGDAAGILISNFSDLIIWARELKERKLLSESMKTERYAWINGDNPGVSYYGFGIEKMGSWIGHPGLIMGYNNQVWYNADKKITIIVTSNCEEGQPALVAFAEFASILGQ
- a CDS encoding integron integrase — translated: MYYFNKKHPAEMGKYEINEFLSYLATERHVSASTQNQALGALLFLYRYVLNMEVELGNNIVRAKRSKHIPVVFTKEEARLIISNLKGVYWLIANLLYGSGLRLLECLKLRVKDIDFNYNQIIVRDGKGEKDRITILPISIKEQLKDQFRSVALTHKQDLEKGFGTVELPYSLQKKYPNAEKELIWQWVFPASTRYFYKEKNIERRHHLHESAVQREIKKAIQHAEILKKASCHTFRHSFATHLLENGYDIRTVQELLGHNDIRTTMIYTHVLNSNKLGVKSPLDY